A DNA window from Etheostoma spectabile isolate EspeVRDwgs_2016 chromosome 22, UIUC_Espe_1.0, whole genome shotgun sequence contains the following coding sequences:
- the cbln2b gene encoding cerebellin-2b, producing the protein MVPARCPGPCAILALVLLLGCDVAFCLGQNESEPIVLEGKCLVVCDSNPSSDGAVTSSLGISVRSAGAKVAFSAVRGTNHEPSDMSNTSMTIYFDQVLVNIGNHFDLKASVFQAPRRGIYSFSFHVVKVYNRQTIQVNLMQNDYPVISAFAGDQDVTREAASNGVLLMVEREDRVSLKLERGTLMGGWKYSTFSGFLVFPL; encoded by the exons ATGGTGCCCGCGCGCTGCCCGGGACCCTGTGCCATACTGGCACTGGTCCTCCTGTTGGGATGCGACGTGGCTTTCTGCCTCGGTCAGAACGAGTCGGAGCCCATCGTGCTCGAAGGGAAGTGTCTTGTGGTGTGCGACTCGAACCCTTCTTCGGACGGAGCGGTCACCTCCTCACTTGGCATATCAGTCCGCTCCGCTGGGGCAAAGGTGGCTTTTTCCGCCGTGCGTGGAACCAACCATGAGCCGTCAGATATGAGCAACACGTCTATGACCATCTACTTTGACCAG GTTTTAGTGAACATCGGCAACCATTTCGATCTCAAAGCAAGTGTTTTCCAGGCTCCAAGGAGGGGGATATATAGTTTCAGCTTTCACGTGGTGAAGGTCTACAACAGACAAACCATACAG GTCAACCTGATGCAGAATGATTATCCGGTTATATCAGCATTCGCCGGTGACCAGGACGTTACGAGAGAGGCTGCAAGCAACGGAGTACTGCTGATGGTCGAACGGGAGGACCGCGTCTCTCTGAAGCTGGAACGGGGCACCTTAATGGGCGGATGGAAATACTCCACCTTCTCAGGCTTTTTAGTCTTTCCTCTATAA